The nucleotide sequence CAGTTGTTGTGTGCATGAGAGGGAGCAgatagagagagggggggggggggggggggggggcacaataAGAAGATGCGACTTGTAGAGGAGCAATGAAGAACATCATCGAGTGTCTCGTTGGGGCGTACATCGTCCATTCGTCCTGGACACCAGGGAAGACCTGGAGTGGGGCGTATATCATCCTTCCATGGCTCCATATTCATTCATCATTCAGATTTTCAGAGTATAACCATCAACCGATGATCGCCGTCTCTGGCCAGTGTTTGGATGAGCTTGATTGCCTCCATGGATTGATCAATGTACTGTCAACTTATCAGCATAGCTTGGGGGGAAATTTATATCACTAGCTCAATCGGAGACTGTCTCTGGCGTGTGTCATAGTAAGTATGCATCCTTTTACTACCCCTAATTAAGGGGGCAGACCGAGTCTAAGCCAATCTCACAAGTTACTGATGATTGTCTATGTGCATCAATGAAGGAACCATGGACTGAAATGCAGTTGGAATCGAGGGAGGCTGACTATGTCTATACGCATACATGTACACACTTGTAACGAAAACAAGTTACTTTACACCCTTAGTTGGTGGATGTGTTCAGGCATCAATGTTGGGTACGTAGGTTTGTAGGATTGAAGGTAGCAACTAGAAAACAAGCCCATACAGATATATCAGTCGAGTCAACCGCATGTAACCTTTAGTCCAAGGTTAGTGAACTACAACTACTGTTTAGATGTTTGGAAAAAGGACACTCCGGGTGGCCATAGGCTAGTGAACCATCGTGGATTGTTTGAAGAAAAAGGTATCGGTCCCGCCAATCGGACTGTCGGGTCTAGTTGCGGGGGTATAGAGTTATGTTCATGTGTTCACAAAAGAATATGCAAATACAATATAATATTCATCATGGAATCGGGAAAATCCCGTCTTCCAAATACTTGAAACTATGAAATAAATCAGAAGGTTGTCATCATGGATGCAAAGCTCTACACAGATATATAAAACCAGCTACCTAGGCTTGATTTACAAACTCTCTCAAGGGCTTTTCCAATTGTTTTATCACAACCTCCCATCCTGCATGGGTCGGGTGCATATCGTCCCAATAGAAAAATTTACTTGACTTGTCACACACAGTGTACAGAAGCTCCCCGGATGACTCGTTTTGCTGTCCGCAGTAACCCTTCGAATTCAAACTCTCGCAGCACGGCGATAGTTTGCGCTTGAATTGTTTGGACAACTCTGAGCCTTTACCTACATTAATGCATATGAAATTTAAAATGTTCAAATAAAGTATTTCAAGTACACAATCAAACCCATCTAATTAGATTAAGATAATTCTAAAATAATGAGACACTTTTGAATGAATGTAGATACATACCTGCCGCATGATCCACAATATTAGCGAATGCGGTGTACACGTCAATGATGTAGACATTCTTCTTTGATGTCATAACTTGTTTCAGATTATCGTTGTGGATAGATGCACCCAAGTTTCCAAAAATATCACACGTGGTGTAGTTGTTGGTTCGGGTGTGTGATGGCGTGCAACCGATAGGGTGCAAGTTATTGACAAGAACCTTTGTCACCCCAAGCTCCAACAATTGATCCACATTAGCTGCAATCTCTTTTGTCACCTTTCCAATATAAGCATTAATCTACATTGCATACATGAAAATTATACGTTAGTAAGATTCACAAACGAATTAATTGTTCAAATTAGTGTATGCATATATACATTGTGCGTTGATATGATACTCACATCGTTGGGGCTACCTAGCCCAATGACGCCGGTGCCTGCATAGTCGTTGCCGGAGTAGGCCACGAGCGCTACAGAGCGACTCAGTTGATTCTCCGTGATGGTCCCATCCTTGAGCATCTTCTTGAAAGTGTAAATCTGCTTGGCGAGGGCAGGGACCTCGTGCGATGTACTGTCCAACACGCATGCACCACcggtagcaaaggtcatgccggacgGGTCGCAGGTTTTCTCTGCTGTGCGGGCATGCGCCGGAGGGGCTTCCTCCAATCCCAGCATTTTTGCTGCAAGTTATCAATAAAACAACGAGTAGGATTGATTGTGATGCACCATAGATTACAGCATAACATGAGATTACAATATAACAGAGTACCTTTTTAGGGTAATATAACATACTAGTACTTACCGATGAAATCCGACTGGATTTTGTAGTTTGAGAAGCGGCCGGACGGAGTATTCGGCCGCGGAAACCCATCGGCATCAACGTAGTTGGAGCCGTAGGGGTAGGCCCATTGCCGCGACATCTCAGTGACGGGGTTGGTCGGAGGGAGGTTCCCATTGTCGGCGAAGTCATCCCCAAACACAAAGAAGGTGTAGCTCGACGCCTTCTTCTGATGGCCGCCGGTAGGCGCAGGCCGGGCCTCCACACCATTGAGATTCagaacgaggaggaggatgaggacgaggcCGAGGGCGGCCGGAAGAAGCTTCATTGATTCCGGTGGCGTGGTGGCGGATCGTTCTACTACCACTGGCCCGAGGATCACGATCACCCAGCCGGCCGCTACTCTTTCGCCAACGAAAAACCAGGAACGCAAAGCGCTTGTCTGCGATGCTCGTACACCATGGCCTGCTGCCTCTCCCTCGTCAATATATGGAAGTTGGAACCACGGACCAGCAAAACAAGTCGAAGTCGGGCTAGCGACCTCTACCGGAGTCGGAGCCGTAGCACAGTCGGACACGGATTGACGAATACGAGTATATATACGACTCGTGGACGGTACGTCGTTCGCTGTTCGTCTCGCGAGGCCTGCGCATCCTCTGCATGCCCTCCTCCCCGCTGCGCACCGCCGTCAGCTCGTCGGCCGCGCTGCCGGTTGTCCTCGCCCCTCCGCCGGACTGTATTTTCTCCGGTTTTGCTATTAACCTCCGGCCCAGTTGGACTGTTGGAGCCGTCGGCGCGTTACCTTCTGCTCTGTCTGAGGCTTTGTAGCAGCTCAACGTTGGCGGTTGTCACCTTCTCAGTAACTTATACTAGTACTTTAATGGTCTAACCGTAGAACCGAAGTACGTATTTAACCAGTCATACTTAGAAAATTAGTTCACTTAATGTTTAACCCGCTTCAGGCGAGAGTGTCTAATGTTAATCTCTTTGTCCGTGTTGACGAGGTAGAGGTCGTTTTGATCATGTCAGGGTGTCTAATAGGTCATCCCATTAGACACTCTGCATTACTGGGGTGGCGGTCGTTTTGATAATATCAAATTCTTCTCCTCGTCCTTTTCTCTGGACAACAATCAGATCTCTAGATGGTGGTCACCAACGTCTTCTCGCATAACCTAACCCCACATTCGAAGTTTTAATGGATCCGGCAGTGATGAGGAGGAAGATTTTCTTGTTAGAATATGCACAAGCATGCGTACCTATATCTATACCCACTAATAAAGAGAATCAATATTCTTGGCCCGTCATGAAATAAAATTTTACGAAAAATCCCCTCAACCTTGCCATTTTTCAGCATGTCCCTCTCTCGGTTTCCCGTCTCGCATACAGCTATGGGCCGGACCCTTCACGTTGTATGTTATGGCCCAACTACCTCTAGGAGGAGGGGAAAAGAGCTGCATGGAATGGGGATCGAACTTGCGACCTTTTGCGCAGGCCATGAGGTAGTAGCTAGCTAAGATATGTCATGCTTATGTCAAAATAATGGTTCACTTGTTAAATAGTCTCACATCGCCCTCCTACATCCATTCAAATCACTTAATATACGTGTGTGAAGCTTCACGTACCAAGTTGGCTACTGAATGTTAGGTGCATGGGCGAAGTGGTTAGAGAACATATACATACCACAGCTGTTGTGCACTTTAAAGAAGGACCCCAGAGAGACCCGATTAAACTGGTCACGTGAACCGGATTCCTGCATGTCGCACGCAGCCACGTGTTTTCTTTGACAAAGCAACGTGATTGCACTATAATTCTTCCTAAATTTAAATGCACGCTACTTTTCTCACCCGTTGCAATGCACGAGCATATGTGCtagtttttttcttttgagaattAGGCATATGTGCTAGTCGTATATTAATAGAAGAGAGGGTAAATAAGCCCATCCATGGTTTTGCACTCTCGGCCCGAGGGCCAAACACATCCACGGACTACTCCCTACATCCCCGCCTATACAACACTACAAAGAAAGATGGTAAATCTCCACGCAAGAGCCCCCGCCATGTGCCAAGCTTTGCCTTCCTCAAGTATTCGGCTAAGAACTACTTCCACTGATGGATAAGTGTTATTAAAGACAATGGCATTCCGTTTCCATATCTCAGAAGACCAAAATGTTGAGGGTATTGAAATCCTTCCGGAGATTTGATAGTGCCCCGTGGGGTGTGCACCAAGGGAGTAGCAAATCATTGGTAGTTGGTGTCCAATCCACCTGCCTCCATGTCGACAAAACCGCTTGCCAGATAGAGCGGGCAAACACACAAGCCAGCAAGATGTGCTCGATGCTCTCCTCTCTCTGGTCGCGCAGAGGGCATGTTGTCTGATGCAACAGACCGCGCCTTGCCAAGCGATCAGGTCcaacacttatctttgaaagcgaGCCAAGCGAAAAAGCGACATCGGAGTGGAGCCCGGTTGTCCCAAACCACCGTCGCTGCAAGGTCATGCTGACGGACAAAGAATCGGCAAGCGGGGAGTCCCATGCCCCGCGCACTGACCGATCTGATCGATGGCATGAGGAGGAAGATGGGCACTGGACTTCTCCAGAATCCAATTATAATTTCTATTTTCTTTTGGAGTTGCCTTGTAAGGAAGATTGCCAATGGCCTTTGCAATTTTAAATTTTACATATTTTGAATCTCCAGCCGGTTTGCACAAAATTTGGTTGCCATTACCTCAATAAACTTTTGGTAATGGTGTCGTGCACCAGTGGTCTCCTCAGGACAAAACCTAGCCACGCTACTCCCATTTTAGGACTATGTGCTTTCCTTCATCCCAACCGCTCGAGAGAGAAAAGGGCGAACTGGGCGACGACGGTTTCCCTTGCAGTACGCTGGTGAAGCCACGGCCTCTGCCCCCTCTGTCTGTTACTCCGGCTGTGGATGGAGGGGGAGGATCCCGTTCCTCTTCCATGGTGTTCTGTAGATAGGGTCTACGTTTCGTTTGGTGGCACCGGAGTGAGGAGGACAGCGCCACGTCGAATAAATCTGCTTTGGCTTCTTCCTCTCCATGACGACGATCTTTATGACGACATCGAGAAGCCGTTAGCCTCGTCTTCTTGCTGGCTATTTCAGACGGTGAGATCTATTGTTTGTGTTATCCGTGGCTTCCGTCTCTTGCAACGGTGACAACAGTCAGGACAAGATGATGATCTAGAAGCAGGTTTTGTGGTCCGACGGCGACGGTTCCAATGTTCTCCCCCAACTTCATAGCGATGGATCTGGGTCTAGGACATCATGGGGATGTTCCCTGACCGACATGCCGCAACGACAAGTGCCTTGCTGCATGCAGCAGGTCTGTTCATCGGTTTTGAAAGCCATTTTTGGCAATGATACTGCCCTAGATCTTGAAATGTTGGAGGCTGCGTTTCTCTTCTAGTGAGCGCTTTGGCAACACTGGAGTGTGGAGGCAGCTGTTGGTTTCGATGTGTGCAGAGATCTCTTGGGAACCTTCTgtaaattttattttcttgggatCCTTTGCTGCATAATTTTCGGGACATATGTCTTCGTCCAATTTGTCTAGCAGTCTCCATGTGTGTTTGTACAGATTGTACTATGTGTATTTAATATAACTAGCAAAGTGGTCCGCTTGATGCGCGGGCTAGAATTTTATCAACTTAATAATAAGACCTTATTATCTGCTTACATAACCTTATGTTACGTATGTTTAATACTttagtcacacacacacacacgcgcgcgcgcacacacaaacacacacacgcgcgcgtgcacgcacgcacgcacgcactatGTACAATTTTTTTGTGCAAACTATATTTGTATCACTATTCTGGTAATTTTATTATGTTGCATTTTACTATTTTTTTAAACACAATTTCAATAGTCCTTATTGTTTTTGTACAGGCATATGTATATTTCCTAACGATGTGCAAGATTGACATATTATTATTTTGGTGTTTTTAATCGTATGAGTTCTTTTTGAATTAATATATAAAGTTGGTACACATTTATACAAAATTTCCCATACTACTATAACATGTTAGGTAGTTAAGTTAGTATGAAGTTAAATGTTATATCCATTTAGACTGTCGTGTTAGGTATTTGTTTCCATGATCATTTTTAGTTAATTTAAGACATGTGCACTAAGCATGAGACAATTTTAGAAACAAAATTTCCCttactacttctctaaaaaatgTATACAACTACTATGTACTGAGCAATAATGGTTTCATGGGTCCTTTGCGCGGGCATCAGATTAAATTAACCATTCTTTAAAAGGTAACTCACAAATTGGAAACACAGGGAATTAAACCAATTTCTTGAATTACAATCTCAAAAATCGTGACAACCTGGAAAGCATAAATAATGAATCAAAATGCATATTTGTTTTCAGCTGTTTGCAAACACTGTCGTGAATCTTACTTCATATGTGAAAATCCATGTAGATATTTTTTCGAGAACGTAGTGTCCCTAACAGAGTTGGGAGCAATAATTGTATTTCATGTCTTGGAGGGGGGCTCCAGAATATTAGAGGCATCAAGTAATAAAACAAGCAAAAGTAGATTAACAACTTTTTTCCATCATGCACAATAACAATGTCTGTAATCACCTAAATGATAACATGGCAGAATAATTGAAATATATGTAGAATTGCAAACATATTTAAATGTTTGTTACGTTCAGAATTTATAGAGAGAAgaaaatgaacatggcataagACTTTTAACTCGTTCACGTTTTAATTCaccttttttttcaaaaaaccaaaTGAATGTCAAGTAGCATCCCAAATACGCCCCTTTATGGTCCACATCAATTCCGATCCTTCTTACGTGGACACAATCCCTACTAACTTACAATGCATGAGACCTTGTTTGTGATTTCGTAAAGGATAACATGGAGAAAAATTAAACTGTATATGGAATAACATACATATTTCAGTATTTATTACTTTCATAGTTTATAGAGGCAAGAGCATTACATAAGACTTTAACTCCTTTACATTTTCAGTCAGAgattttttttttcttcctttgAAAATTCAAATCGTTATCAGGTAACATGATAAATAAGCCACCTTTTGGTCCTTATCAGTTTCGAAGCTTAGTACGACATGATCTCAATTATCTTATAGTACTTGATAGGCCGTCACTGCAACGCAACCACATAAGAaataaggatgtttggaagcaagCCTCCTTTTGTGATAACTACATATGTACAGCTTTGTATTAAAGCTAACACCGTGCCTCCAACATGAAGCTTATTAACTCAGCTGTTTGGTGCATCATCTATGCTCTCAATTTTCAATATCTTTGAAATTTCATGAGTTCTTTTGTTCATCCATGCATGCATGGAAATCTTTCATAAGCAATGTATCTCAAAACTTCCAAATTGCAAGGCCACAAAATATTGGTTGGTATCATCTACCTACTAACTATATTTTCCTTGGAAAAAATTCTCATCTGTAAAGAACAACACAAACGATATAAATAATTTTGATTTAGAAAAGGGTTTCGACCCAAAGAAAAAGGATGTTCTTCAGTTTTGACTAAATGACAACGTGTACAACTGAAATATATTTTGCCAATTGGTAATTGTGAAGCGTCCCCTCTTTGACCACACTTTCTTAAGTTACGAAGGAAATTCTGTATTTTATTGCCTATAAAGTATATGGTTAGTTTGGGAAAAAATATTGTTTCTCCAACCATTCTGGTCGTAAATCGTAATGACCTTCAAGCTACAAAAGTCACCAACTTATAGGTTCCATTTGAGTGAATGGCATACAAATTCTCATGAAGTTTAATCATACTAATTGATTCCATCCaactttgagagagagagagagagagagaggttaaaAATGATTGCATTAGTCATATTAGTGCTCTTGTGCATGATACTAATTAATGATATTATGAATGTGTCTCTCATAAATATGTCATTATGGACACATAATACCACCGACATATTTCTGTACATTATAAGATTAAGTTGCCAGATAACAGTTTGATTGTGAGTTGATAATTAGTACGTGTATGTTAATTTCCGGCAAAGGCTGTCAGGGAAGGATCCCGTGCTAACACATGTGGAGCGTCTAGGAGACATCTCTTTGTGCAAGAAGGCCACgttttgtttgtttctctttccTCATTTTTCTTTTTGAACACAGGCAATTGTTGTACTCACTAACAGTAGTCAATTCTTTTATATCCTTCATGCAATTCATGGTTTACATATCAATTCTATGATTTTGCTCTTTATAGTTACTATGTTTATTATTCAGAGATGCTCACTTTTGTAGTAATATCCTCACTTTTTTTTTGACCCAGGAACTGCAGAATAATCATTCTACGGTATTTTCATCAATTTACAAAAATTATAAAATGCAAGTACAAACCAAAAAGACGAAAGAATGTTAACCAATACCTTCCCTAGGCCACATAAAGAAGAGATGTCCATAATATATATCCTCACGGTTGTGATGCACGGATGATCAAATCCAGAATTATATGCATAGTACCATGTAAGGATTCCTAGAAAGATGACATCCATCTATGTACGTACTATGTTGATATAGAATCCGGACTGATTGGCACCAGCTAGAACAGGAGGGTTAGAAAGAAAAGAAACATGTACCTTGCTAGGGCTGCAGGAGCACCGTCACTGTGCTGTGGCAACCACTGGGTGCGTCGTCTCACCGTCGACAGTGTCGCATGAGCTCGTAGTTGGCGTTGCATTGTAAGATCTCACTGAGGTCTTGAGCAGCATGCTGTTTCGAAGCCTCGCTCGTCTGTTTTGCAGTGGTAGCCACAGAAGCATGAACCCAGCTCGAGGCAGGGTATAGAACAAATCTTTCTTGGGTGAATTTTCATGgttcactctgaaagataaactaAAGTGAATACATCATGTTCTCCAAAATGTGAAGACAACCATCATGGTGTCCGGACACTGCAAACACGCGGGATTCATGTTCGGTGTCCTGGTAATTAATGAATAATCACTATATCTTTGGTGTTTCACTGTGAGAGAGGCTGCTCGGCAGCACCAGACACCACACAACATGGATGGACGATTTCACTTTTCTATATTGACTTGTCACATGTTACCATCAGAGACTCCATGCTATATATTAAATCGAGACCTCGTATAAAGAAGATGGCAAAGCAACTATAATCAAGGCGAAATTATGAAAGGATGTACATAAGTCTAGAAGTATATTCACAAATTGAAAGAAAGATATGTGTTAGTTACTTTGATACGTCCTAGCAGTGCCTAGC is from Triticum aestivum cultivar Chinese Spring chromosome 3A, IWGSC CS RefSeq v2.1, whole genome shotgun sequence and encodes:
- the LOC123059557 gene encoding GDSL esterase/lipase At5g03600, whose amino-acid sequence is MKLLPAALGLVLILLLVLNLNGVEARPAPTGGHQKKASSYTFFVFGDDFADNGNLPPTNPVTEMSRQWAYPYGSNYVDADGFPRPNTPSGRFSNYKIQSDFIAKMLGLEEAPPAHARTAEKTCDPSGMTFATGGACVLDSTSHEVPALAKQIYTFKKMLKDGTITENQLSRSVALVAYSGNDYAGTGVIGLGSPNDINAYIGKVTKEIAANVDQLLELGVTKVLVNNLHPIGCTPSHTRTNNYTTCDIFGNLGASIHNDNLKQVMTSKKNVYIIDVYTAFANIVDHAAGKGSELSKQFKRKLSPCCESLNSKGYCGQQNESSGELLYTVCDKSSKFFYWDDMHPTHAGWEVVIKQLEKPLREFVNQA